In Populus alba chromosome 1, ASM523922v2, whole genome shotgun sequence, a single window of DNA contains:
- the LOC118034809 gene encoding probable 2-oxoglutarate-dependent dioxygenase AOP1 — protein sequence MGSETVPKIPVVHLSKENFEPGSSSWLAACNDIRRALEEYSFFEVVYSEPSMEFYRKIISVLEELFNLPDETKTRNTHPKIGHGYMGKISGFPEGLGIEYATKKDECQKFTSLMWPDGNERFCDVIHSYTKIASELNQMLVRMLFESYGLKKDHEPLLNSTNYLLRLLKYGRSLGETNVGFKAHMDKTFLTLLYQNPVNGLEIRTKEGEWITYEPSSPTSFAVIAGDVCMAWSNDRIKSSYHRVVVSSEEDRYALGLFTFLDGVVQTAEELVDDEHPLQYKPFEHQKLLHFYESSNDPDKRDINIMKTFCGV from the exons ATGGGTTCTGAAACAGTGCCAAAAATTCCTGTTGTTCATTTGTCGAAGGAAAACTTCGAGCCTGGCTCTAGTTCCTGGCTGGCGGCTTGCAATGATATCCGGCGAGCACTTGAGGAATACAGCTTCTTTGAAGTAGTATACAGCGAACCTTCAATGGAATTTTACAGGAAAATTATATCGGTGCTAGAGGAATTGTTCAATCTCCCTGATGAAACAAAAACCAGAAATACACATCCTAAGATCGGCCACGGTTACATGGGGAAAATCTCTGGCTTCCCTGAGGGCTTGGGGATCGAGTATGCAACAAAGAAAGATGAATGTCAAAAATTTACAAGCCTTATGTGGCCTGATGGAAATGAAAGATTCTG TGATGTCATCCACTCTTATACGAAGATAGCATCTGAACTAAATCAGATGCTGGTAAGGATGTTGTTTGAAAGCTATGGATTGAAGAAAGACCACGAGCCTCTCTTAAACTCAACAAATTACCTCCTACGTCTGTTGAAATATGGAAGATCACTCGGGGAGACGAATGTTGGTTTTAAGGCTCATATGGACAAGACTTTCTTGACTCTACTTTATCAAAATCCTGTTAACGGTTTAGAGATAAGAACCAAGGAAGGAGAGTGGATTACGTACGAGCCTTCTTCACCAACTTCATTTGCTGTCATAGCTGGTGATGTATGCATG GCATGGAGCAATGACAGGATAAAATCTTCTTACCATCGAGTCGTTGTAAGCAGCGAAGAAGACAGATATGCACTGGGGTTATTCACATTCCTAGATGGGGTGGTGCAAACAGCAGAGGAGCTAGTAGATGATGAACACCCATTACAGTACAAGCCCTTTGAACACCAGAAGCTTCTTCATTTCTATGAATCATCCAATGATCCGGATAAACGTGACATCAATATCATGAAAACCTTCTGTGGTGTTTAA
- the LOC118034855 gene encoding probable 2-oxoglutarate-dependent dioxygenase AOP1 — MGSNELPSKLPILDFAKEDLKPGTSSWLKACSDVRLALEEYGCFVVEYNRLPLELRDKVFGVLKELFDLPTETKMQNKYEKPLNGYVGQIAKLPLHESMGIDNATSLDATQNFTDLMWPAGNDRFCEYAFKYANLAAELDRMVTRMLFESYGVEKYHDSYVESTTYLLRLLKNRPPKVDEHNLGFITHTDKSFTTILHQNEINGLEVDTKDGKKINVELSPSSFVAIAGDALMAWSNDRIISPSHRVIMNGKIDRYSMGLFAFNNGIIQVPEELVDEEHPLMYKPLDHIGLLRFYRTEEGYKSKCPIKAYCGV; from the exons ATGGGTTCCAATGAACTGCCATCAAAGCTTCCTATTCTCGACTTCGCCAAGGAAGATTTGAAGCCTGGCACAAGTTCTTGGCTCAAAGCCTGCAGTGATGTTAGGCTTGCGCTTGAAGAGTATGGCTGTTTTGTAGTAGAGTACAACAGACTACCTCTAGAACTTAGAGATAAAGTCTTTGGTGTTTTAAAGGAGTTGTTCGATCTCCCGACTGAAACAAAAATGCAGAACAAATACGAGAAGCCCTTGAATGGTTATGTTGGACAGATTGCCAAACTTCCTCTCCATGAAAGCATGGGAATTGACAATGCAACATCTCTAGACGCAACTCAAAATTTCACAGATCTCATGTGGCCTGCTGGGAATGATCGCTTCTG TGAATATGCTTTCAAGTACGCTAATCTAGCTGCAGAGCTAGACCGAATGGTGACCAGAATGTTATTTGAAAGCTATGGAGTAGAGAAGTACCATGACTCTTATGTTGAGTCTACTACTTACCTTCTTCGGCTTCTGAAAAATAGACCTCCCAAGGTGGACGAGCACAATTTAGGTTTTATCACTCACACTGACAAGAGCTTCACGACCATACTTcatcaaaatgaaattaatgggTTGGAAGTGGACACCAAGGATGGCAAGAAGATCAATGTTGAGCTTTCACCTTCGTCTTTTGTTGCCATAGCTGGTGATGCATTAATG GCATGGAGCAATGACAGAATAATATCTCCTAGCCACCGTGTTATCATGAACGGAAAGATAGACAGATACTCCATGGGGCTGTTTGCTTTCAACAATGGAATAATACAAGTTCCTGAAGAACTTGTTGACGAGGAGCACCCTTTAATGTACAAGCCACTGGATCATATTGGACTCCTTCGTTTCTATCGGACAGAAGAGGGATACAAAAGCAAATGTCCTATCAAGGCTTATTGTGGCGTCtga